GCAAGCTGGCGCTCAAACGCATCGAGCGGGCAACCGACCGGCGACGGATCGTAATCCTCCGACTCGAGCAGTTCGGTCAAACTCATGCCGCGCGACTGCGCTTCGAGATAAGTCTCGCGCGAGATCTTGATCGCAGCCGCACGCGACAGATCAACGCCGGTCACTTTCTTGTCCGGCTCGATCTCGGAAAGTGTCCAAAACGATTTGGGTATTTGAGTGAGATTTTCAGTTTCCATTAGCTTCTCCTGTTAGTTCAAAATCAGTGTGCAATCAGTAGTGCCGTTGACGGCGATAACGATGCCGCGCGCGATGTTGCCGCCGGCCGGATCGTTGACTGCGAGCGCCGGTGCTTGCTTTACCTTGCCATCAGCGGCGCCGACGATGCGATTGCCGAGGACCGGATAGGTTGCCGCAGTCGCGAGTTTCATCACGCCGGCGACTTGGACCGTGGCTTTGCGCTTGCCGGAGTCGGCATCGGTCAGACTGAGCGCGACGAGTTTGCCGAGAATCTGCGCACCGTCGGTGCCGGCAGTGACTTCGTAGTTGTCCGCGAGTTTCACGGCTTTGCCGAGATCGGCATCAGTCAAGTCATCCGCGCCGGCGGTTTGGTTGATGTTGAAGGTGAGATACAGCGCGCCGGCTGCTTCGAGGTTCTGGTCACGAATTCCCATGGGGTTCCTTTCGGGAAGTTTGAGATTGAGTGTTTGAGTGCTTCAATGGCTTAGCCAATTTTGAATTGTGCGAGTTTGTCGTTGTCATCGGTCTGAACGCTGACGGCATCCTGGAGGCGGCTCGTGAATGCTGTATCGAAAGCAGATTCGATATCGCGCTTAAGAGCGAGCAACTCTTCGAGCGACAGCGACTCGCTGCTGATCAATCGCTCGAGCAGTTTCGAGCTGGTACCTGTCAAGCGGGCGACAGCACGGGCACGCGCAAGCAAGTCGTCGCGAAACAGCTGGAGCAGTGAGTCCGCGAGTGTCGCTTTGGCGATAAGACCTTCTACCAATTCGGAAGCATCTTTGAGATGGCGACACAGCTCGGCGAGATTGACCTCGCCGGGATTTGATTCCGCAAGTTGGCGAGCGAAGCTCTGTAATTGTTCGATAATCGGGTGGTTCATAAACAGCTCCTTAGGGAAGCATCTGAAGTTTGGCTTCGATGCTGATTAGTTTTTGGTTGAGTTCGTCGCGCACCGCCATCAATTCAGATTTGGTTGCGACGCGGTCAGTTAGAATGGCTTCGATTCGGATCAGGCGGCTGTCGATTGCAGTCACGTTCTCCTGGCTGGCTTTGGTGGCAACCTGTTCCTTGAGACCGTAGATGGTCGCGTGATAGGCGGTAATCACACCGGCAGTCGTGACGACTACTGCCAGCAGGAATCTCAGCAGGCTTTCGCGCCCCTTGTTTTCCTTGCGAGTGAAGGCGTCAATGTTCAGGTTCATATTCCTCCTTCCATTCGCTCCAATTGGTACCGTCCCCTCAGTAATGTGCCGAAGAACTCCAACTGCCCGTCGGCCTTGCCCATGCGTTTGAGTTTGCCCCGTTCGAGGATCAGATGCAGATCGCGCGAGTGAATGAAGGTTGCATCTTCGCAAATCAATCGCTTCCCGTGATGAGTAGATGTACTGCCGAAGTTGAGAAGTCGTAGACGTGTCGTGACGCCATCCAGCGTGACCGTGAGCAAGGCCGACGTACTGTTTTCTCTTCGCAGTTCATAGTGACCGCAATCAGATTGAGAGCTTGGATTACTGTTCGCAGAGAGAGTCGAAACCGAAGTACCCGCAACGGCGCCGCGATAAACCAGCGAGATTTCGAGCAGTCGCTCGATCTGCTTGTAGTAATAGAAGGCTCTGATTTCGCGGCCCACCGAGGCGGACAACTTCGTTAACACGGTGCCGGCATTGGCGCATGTCGCCGCGGCAGACACCGCATTCCGGTTTGGCATAGAGGAATCCGAGCGAACATTCTTTGTAGATGCCGGAGTCGATTCCGGTCTTGATCTCTTCGGCGTTGGCTTGATTGCGGTGCCAGTAGAAGAGCGCCCTCAGCCACGGCGAACCTGCGCGGTCGACAATTTCGCCTCTGAACACGCGGCCAATTGGCAGTTCGTTTTTCTTGTGGCCGATCAGAACCGGCGCATCGATGACCAGGTCAGCGAGCTGTGCAAGTTCCTCGCGCGCGAAACATCCGCCCTGTGCATTGACTTGGTTCGATGCCGCCATCAACACGCCGATGTAAACGGACTCAGTCGTAGCCGGTTGCGCGGGTTTGATGACGCGATTGATCTCTGCGACAATGTTGTTTTTGTCATCTTCAGATTCGCCGAGCGCGGTGATGTCGAGTCGGCCGGTAAGATTCTCCACTCCTCCTCCTGTTTCGTTGAGTGTCTCCTACCCTTTGGCGCGAGAAATAATCTCGACATAGTGACTACATATTTTTGGAGTGGGTGTGGTGTGCGGGGAGCTGTTTTGGAGTCGGTATGTCCGTAATTAATATGCAAGAGAGTGCACTGCGAAGTTGACGTGACCAGTTCTGTTAGCGACTGTCCCAAATTGCAATCAGTTGCTATTCAAATGCTTGGAATGTTTTATGCAGAAAGAGCGAAAATGGCACGGTTACTGCTAATATAAGAGTCTGAAAGAAGGAGAACTGTTTATGGAAAGAGCTTTCAACATCTTCAAAATGGTCTCGCTCGCAGCTCTTGTGGTCGTCGCCCTGCTTTGTCTGAGCTACTCGCACGCATATGGATATAGTGCGGCAGTCGGCATCGGCAAGCCATCGAATGTGGTTGTCAATAACGGCAATACAGGAAACGGCAACAATACTGATCTGGAGAATCTGGATCACAACTGGGACCGCGACAACTACGTATCAACCGCTGACAATTCCGATAGTGGATTGCCGCCCACGACAGTACCAGAACCGGGAACGTTGATTCTCCTCGGCTCAGGACTGCTCGGGCTTGCTCGATACGTTAGACGGCGGAGTTAGACCTCACCGAATCGAAAACCCGGAAACGGAGTTTTCGAGGTCGCTGACTTCGCCGCCCAAAGCGCCAATGCGATAGCCATAACGGCATCGCAATGGTCGTTTTTTTCCCAATTCAATTCCCGCAATTCATCAATTAGACTCCAGTAGTCACTCTCGCCTGCTCCTGTCTCATACTGCGGCACCGCAATATGACCGGCTTCGAATTCCGATTGCAAGTTCGTCAACAAGTCCGCCTTTGAGCGCGTGGTAAACACGAACCCCTGCGGCGCGATGTCGGCAAGTTCCGAAATCACTACATCACCCAATCCTGTCGAGTCGATTATGGTATCGCCGCCGTACTCGCGTTTGCGTTTGCGAATCGTCTCATAGACATAAGGCCACTCGCGATGCTGGAAGCGTTCGATCTTGACCAGTTGAAACGGCTTGTTAGTGACATCAAGAGTTGCTCCGACGGTGAATGTGCGTTTGCGAGCGAGGTCCCAGCCAGTGACGTAGCGATGATCCACCAGTCGCGGTCTTAGCCCGGTTGACTGCGACAGGCTGCGCTGAATTGATGCCTCATCTAGAATTTCATTTCCAGAGTCTATGAACATTCCGTGGATATTTTGCTCGATTCGCTGGGTAGACATCGTGTCGATTTTGGATTCGAGAAACTCGCGGCTGACGTGAGGGTTCTCGAATGTCGAGCCAACCTGCGTGTATCCGGTTTGCGGATTCTCGCGCAATTCGCGGTACTTCTTGAAGAACCAATTTCGTCCGCACGGCGTCGAGACTAAGTCGAGTGTGCCGCATCGATCAGCGAGTCGCATGGTGAGAATCTCTTCGACCAAATACTCTGGATGCAATTCGAATGCGACCTCGTCGAAGTTTATGAAATCGTAATCGTGGCCGAGGATGTACTCTCCCCTGTTTTGCGAGGTCCGTGCCGTGATCTCGGCATCGTTGCCGAAAACCAACGTCGGAAACGGCGTGCGGGTGATGCTCTTCACCAGGGGTTCGATCAAGCCGCTTGCCGCGAATTAGCGCGAGACACTTGTTGAAAATGATATTCGCCTGATCCTGCGTGATCGAGATGTTCACCGCGCGGTAGCGGTTGATGTGATCGAATCGCCGCTCGCGGATACGGAAGATTGCCCGATGGATGAACTTCGCCGCTTGTATCTGTGACTTGCCCCAGCGGTTGCCGGTCACCAGCAGGTTTTGCGGCATGTTGGCGTTGCGGAGCCAGCGGATCTGTCCTTCGTGCGGTTCGAATTCCAGAAATTCGCGGCAGAAAAGTACCGGGTCATTGACCGAGCGCCGCCAGCGATTGTTGGCGGCGTGATTTGGTTGGTGTTTCATGGAGTGCCTTTGACGGGGTGGATTGGTTGGTAGGGCAGGAGTAATGGCACGGAGTAATGGCAGGTCTCTCAGTTGCGTGCTTCAAGCATCACGAAATTTCGGCAATGAGACCTGCCCTACGG
The sequence above is a segment of the bacterium genome. Coding sequences within it:
- a CDS encoding PEP-CTERM sorting domain-containing protein translates to MERAFNIFKMVSLAALVVVALLCLSYSHAYGYSAAVGIGKPSNVVVNNGNTGNGNNTDLENLDHNWDRDNYVSTADNSDSGLPPTTVPEPGTLILLGSGLLGLARYVRRRS